In the genome of Candidatus Cloacimonadaceae bacterium, one region contains:
- a CDS encoding YihY/virulence factor BrkB family protein: MTKKKFQPFSSLIDSIMSYLRTVIADTKRTWEHLQNPRKRKLILKNVSHFFHTLYVRITTEGVLKESASLTYITILGFLPFITFIFLIAPDLPFLNLKEKFQTVVANNFFPGSAQAIIQFFDEMMARRSGFNVFNFIILLVTSYSLFKVIRDTFDRILSLQFRYSQDLLSQIIKFSGTVIFGLFIMILLFSSSSLPIISMMLRLPGLQYLMYVIPFVLQFLAMLFLYMLLPTIRIKRSSLFRGAFWTTVVWVVAKSGFDFYIYRLTNIQAIYGVMAALPIFLMWIYINWVIILGGIVLVSVIENKDYSKRLKEDPKKVLRLTVEMYSNEKINTRIESYLKSSELKNLTKIIDEEEET, encoded by the coding sequence ATGACCAAAAAGAAGTTTCAGCCATTCAGCAGCTTGATCGATTCGATCATGTCCTATCTGCGGACTGTGATCGCCGATACCAAACGCACTTGGGAACATTTGCAGAACCCCCGCAAGCGGAAACTGATCCTGAAAAACGTATCACATTTCTTCCACACGCTCTATGTGCGGATCACCACGGAAGGTGTGCTGAAGGAATCAGCATCGCTCACCTATATCACGATTTTGGGCTTTCTGCCCTTTATCACTTTCATATTTTTGATCGCTCCCGATCTTCCCTTTTTGAATCTCAAGGAGAAGTTTCAGACCGTTGTGGCAAACAACTTTTTCCCTGGTTCGGCTCAGGCGATCATCCAGTTTTTTGACGAAATGATGGCGCGGCGTTCGGGTTTCAATGTCTTCAATTTCATCATCCTGCTGGTAACTTCCTATTCTCTGTTCAAAGTGATCCGGGATACCTTCGATCGCATTCTCAGCCTGCAATTCCGTTATTCGCAAGATCTGCTTTCACAGATAATCAAGTTTTCCGGCACTGTGATCTTTGGTCTCTTCATCATGATCCTGCTCTTTTCCAGCAGCTCGCTGCCGATCATTTCGATGATGCTGCGCCTGCCCGGGTTGCAGTATCTGATGTATGTCATCCCTTTTGTGTTGCAGTTTTTGGCGATGTTGTTTTTATACATGCTGCTACCTACGATCCGGATCAAACGGAGTTCGCTGTTCAGAGGAGCGTTTTGGACGACTGTGGTGTGGGTTGTGGCAAAATCCGGTTTCGATTTCTATATCTACCGGCTCACCAACATCCAGGCAATCTATGGAGTGATGGCGGCACTACCCATCTTTCTAATGTGGATATATATCAATTGGGTGATCATCCTCGGTGGCATCGTGTTAGTCTCCGTGATCGAAAACAAGGATTATTCCAAACGGCTCAAGGAAGATCCCAAGAAAGTGCTGCGCCTGACCGTGGAAATGTATAGCAACGAGAAAATCAACACCCGCATCGAGAGCTATTTGAAAAGTAGCGAACTTAAGAATTTAACAAAAATTATAGATGAAGAAGAGGAAACATGA
- a CDS encoding ABC transporter permease — protein MAIQLRESISIGLADIMTRKVRSAVTVIGIILGVMCIMVVLAIVNGMNQSTLSWMSERGGLNKIEVNRNWSYDFSRGGDASFDLREINYIRSQIPSAEAFNPQVQLRDGVVLRGDLSYQGSVIGVMPDMMIVEDWQVDKGRFFSNVDMDLHNNVIVLGSTMNRELFGSRNSLGEYVVLKKQKLMVVGVLDEKYWQNQGGSGAFGDNALEYLNRRAFVPISTMLSKLSPGERISSIEIKASSPDAAKELRQKLEGIILNLKGGKRLFTVSSAQEELDQMKQNTMIFSAVFILIAVISLLVGGIVIMNIMLASIKERTREIGVRIAVGARSFDVFVQFLVQTVLITGLGGVLGVILGLGILGAVGDYLNIKVAASVSMIFVALIVSVGVGLGFGIMPAYRASRLDPVVALREE, from the coding sequence GTGGCGATTCAGCTTAGAGAATCCATCAGCATCGGCTTGGCGGACATCATGACCCGCAAAGTGCGCAGCGCCGTCACCGTGATCGGAATCATCCTTGGAGTGATGTGCATCATGGTAGTGCTGGCAATCGTGAACGGCATGAACCAATCTACCCTGAGTTGGATGTCGGAACGGGGCGGTTTGAACAAAATCGAGGTCAATCGCAATTGGAGCTATGATTTCAGCCGCGGGGGCGATGCCAGTTTTGACCTGCGGGAGATCAATTATATCCGCAGCCAGATCCCATCCGCAGAGGCTTTCAATCCCCAGGTGCAGCTTCGAGACGGTGTCGTTTTACGTGGCGATCTCAGCTATCAGGGATCGGTCATTGGAGTGATGCCGGACATGATGATCGTGGAAGATTGGCAGGTGGACAAAGGCAGATTCTTTTCCAACGTCGATATGGATCTGCACAACAACGTCATAGTATTGGGCTCGACCATGAATCGCGAACTCTTTGGCTCGCGCAATTCCCTTGGCGAATACGTGGTTTTGAAGAAACAAAAGCTGATGGTTGTGGGCGTGCTCGATGAAAAATACTGGCAAAACCAAGGTGGGAGCGGAGCCTTTGGAGACAACGCCCTGGAATATCTGAACCGGCGTGCCTTTGTTCCGATCTCCACGATGCTGAGTAAGCTTAGCCCGGGTGAAAGAATCAGCAGCATCGAAATCAAAGCATCCAGCCCCGATGCCGCTAAGGAACTGAGACAGAAACTGGAAGGCATCATCCTCAACCTCAAGGGCGGCAAGCGTTTGTTCACGGTCAGTTCCGCTCAGGAAGAGCTTGATCAAATGAAACAAAACACGATGATCTTCTCGGCTGTTTTCATCCTGATCGCTGTCATATCACTGCTGGTGGGAGGAATCGTGATCATGAACATCATGTTGGCATCGATCAAGGAACGCACCCGCGAGATCGGAGTTCGCATCGCTGTCGGAGCACGCAGTTTTGACGTATTTGTCCAGTTTTTGGTGCAGACGGTTTTGATCACGGGGTTAGGCGGAGTTTTGGGTGTTATCTTAGGTTTGGGCATCCTCGGAGCGGTGGGAGATTATTTGAACATCAAGGTTGCGGCATCGGTATCGATGATTTTTGTGGCGCTTATCGTTTCGGTGGGCGTGGGTTTGGGATTTGGCATCATGCCTGCATATCGTGCCAGCCGCCTCGATCCAGTCGTAGCGTTGAGAGAGGAATAA